The Anomaloglossus baeobatrachus isolate aAnoBae1 chromosome 10, aAnoBae1.hap1, whole genome shotgun sequence genome has a segment encoding these proteins:
- the LOC142255058 gene encoding uncharacterized protein LOC142255058 has product MPHQSQQERDSQVEHDPLPVLSADDSEGPGPEAEITANMSEHLSDGEAPDASTQREGPGPEAEITANMSEHLSDGEAPDASTQRERDTQWRIPSRTASRAAGLYKRHSANHPMLREYAQYLKGTLQTRGWKAEVSNIARFLYYVNPRTVSLEYLRRPAKTNDFFTKLCSLPLTKATALVMLKHVRRFTSYHMNATNLSISRPQLYRACEIFMSSTTDLQKILYKGTCREIVCKRYDALMRPTKTPEECRRLLEVAKPSFLARIRGIERRRVNTADSEVTRYLQALLILQHLQRPCVVQNMTIAEWNERTEYIHRGLRYTIIGVKEHKVASKQVAAFVLSEQEESWFTIYAETIRPHFTRSCAAEQAFFVSASGQRIRCPSSNLRQYHLSYKLPLVTSRTVRRVCETWTLPHYTDAEKRLFARYLAHSNEMAEKVYREKTIEDMCQARELVVRSGEREASGVQQAEN; this is encoded by the exons ATGCCGCATCAAAGTCAGCAGGAACGGGATTCACAGGTTGAACATGACCCGCTCCCTGTTCTATCCGCTGACGACTCGGAGGGACCGGGCCCGGAGGCAGAAATTACCGCTAACATGTCTGAACATCTATCCGACGGGGAGGCCCCAGATGCTAGTACACAAAGGGAGGGACCGGGCCCGGAGGCAGAAATTACCGCTAACATGTCTGAACATCTATCCGACGGGGAGGCCCCAGATGCTAGTACACAAAGGGAGCGGGACACGCAATGGAGGATACCGAGCCGCACAGCTTCAAGAGCCGCTGGCCTGTACAAACGCCACTCCGCTAACCACCCCATGCTTAGGGAGTACGCACAGTACCTGAAGGGTACCCTTCAGACACGGGGTTGGAAGGCAGAGGTCTCAAATATCGCCAGATTTCTTTACTACGTGAACCCCAGAACCGTTAGCCTCGAGTACCTACGAAGACCCGCCAAGACGAACGATTTTTTTACCAAGCTGTGTAGCTTGCCGCTCACGAAGGCAACAGCGCTGGTAATGCTTAAACACGTACGAAGATTTACCTCGTATCATATGAATGCAACAAATTTAAGCATATCTAGGCCGCAACTTTATCGTGCCTGTGAGATCTTCATGAGCTCTACAACTGACCTCCAAAAGATATTATACAAGGGGACGTGTCGAGAAATTGTTTGCAAGCGGTACGACGCACTAATGCGCCCTACGAAGACACCGGAAGAATGCCGCCGGCTATTGGAGGTGGCAAAACCGTCATTTCTTGCCCGAATACGTGGAATTGAAAGACGGAGAGTGAATACAGCCGACTCAGAAGTGACCCGTTATCTCCAGGCACTCTTAATATTGCAGCACCTACAGAGGCCATGCGTTGTACAGAACATGACG ATTGCAGAGTGGAACGAGAGGACGGAATACATCCACCGCGGACTGCGCTACACTATTATCGGCGTTAAGGAGCATAAAGTCGCTTCGAAACAAGTAGCCGCATTTGTGCTCTCGGAGCAAGAAGAGTCG tGGTTTACGATTTATGCCGAAACAATCAGGCCGCACTTCACCAGGAGCTGTGCCGCGGAGCAGGCATTCTTCGTATCGGCTAGCGGTCAGCGTATACGGTGTCCTTCGAGCAACCTCCGGCAATACCACTTAAG CTACAAGCTGCCGCTCGTAACCAGCCGAACGGTACGAAGAGTATGCGAAACATGGACTCTGCCGCATTATACCGACGCTGAGAAGCGCCTCTTCGCCCGGTACTTGGCGCATTCAAACGAGATGGCGGAGAAGGTTTACCGGGAAAAAACGATAGAAGACATGTGTCAGGCCCGGGAACTGGTGGTTCGTTCAGGGGAGCGTGAGGCCTCTGGGGTGCAGCAGGCTGAAAATTAA